The Janthinobacterium lividum genome has a window encoding:
- a CDS encoding S41 family peptidase: protein MMGKLKNTGLIGLGVVAGVAVSLQFSAMAQKTVEPPLPLEELRQLADVFGLIKSDYVEPVEDKKLLEDAISGMVASLDPHSAYLDKKAYAELREGSEGKFVGLGIEIGMSEDGYIKIVSPIEDSPAYRAGIKAGDLITRLDGQPVKGVSLDDSVKRMRGEPGTKVSLTIARKDEPQPLAFTITREEIHQKSVKAKMVEPGYAWLRVSQFQEPTVDDMAAQITALYQQDPNLKGMVLDLRNDPGGVLQGAIGVSAAFLPKDAAIVSTNGQLTDSKQVFYGRAEYYTFRSEGDALAKLPAAIKKVPLVVLVNTGSASASEIVAGALQDYKRATIIGTQTFGKGSVQTIRQLTADTAVKLTTARYYTPNGRSIQAKGIVPDLLVDENADGDGLNGLRIREADLTKHLSNDRDKESAKAAPVNDEMEEQLRIIALEKTRKPLEFGSKDDFQLHQALNHLKGLPVQLAKAEPVVVQADVKKEQKK from the coding sequence ATGATGGGCAAACTCAAAAATACCGGCTTGATCGGCCTGGGCGTGGTGGCCGGCGTCGCCGTGTCGCTGCAATTTTCAGCCATGGCGCAAAAGACCGTCGAGCCGCCCCTGCCGCTGGAAGAGCTGCGCCAGCTGGCCGATGTGTTTGGCCTGATCAAGTCCGATTACGTCGAGCCGGTGGAAGACAAGAAACTGCTGGAAGATGCCATTTCCGGCATGGTCGCCTCGCTCGACCCCCATTCCGCCTACCTGGACAAGAAAGCCTACGCCGAGCTGCGCGAAGGTTCCGAAGGCAAGTTTGTCGGCCTGGGCATCGAAATCGGCATGAGCGAAGACGGCTACATCAAGATCGTCTCGCCCATCGAGGATTCGCCCGCCTACCGCGCCGGCATCAAGGCCGGCGATTTGATTACCCGCCTCGATGGCCAGCCTGTGAAGGGTGTCAGCCTGGACGATAGCGTCAAGCGCATGCGCGGCGAACCGGGTACCAAGGTGTCGCTGACCATTGCCCGCAAGGATGAACCTCAGCCGCTGGCTTTCACCATCACGCGCGAGGAAATCCACCAAAAAAGCGTGAAGGCGAAGATGGTTGAGCCGGGCTATGCCTGGCTGCGCGTGTCGCAATTCCAGGAACCGACCGTCGACGACATGGCCGCGCAGATCACGGCCCTTTACCAGCAAGACCCGAACCTCAAGGGCATGGTGCTGGACCTGCGCAACGATCCGGGCGGCGTGCTGCAGGGCGCCATCGGCGTCTCGGCCGCCTTCCTGCCGAAGGACGCGGCCATCGTCTCGACCAACGGCCAGTTGACGGACTCGAAACAGGTGTTCTACGGCCGCGCCGAATACTATACCTTCCGCTCGGAAGGCGATGCGCTGGCGAAATTACCGGCCGCCATCAAGAAAGTGCCGCTGGTGGTGCTGGTCAACACGGGTTCTGCCTCGGCCTCGGAAATCGTCGCCGGCGCCCTGCAAGACTACAAGCGCGCCACCATCATCGGCACGCAAACCTTCGGCAAGGGTTCCGTGCAAACCATTCGCCAGCTGACCGCCGACACGGCCGTCAAGCTGACGACGGCCCGCTACTACACGCCGAACGGCCGCTCGATCCAGGCCAAGGGCATCGTGCCCGACCTGCTGGTCGACGAGAATGCAGACGGCGACGGCTTGAACGGCTTGCGCATCCGCGAAGCGGACCTGACCAAGCACCTGAGCAACGACCGCGACAAGGAAAGCGCCAAGGCCGCCCCCGTCAACGACGAGATGGAAGAGCAATTGCGCATCATCGCCCTGGAAAAGACCCGCAAGCCGCTGGAATTTGGCAGCAAGGATGATTTCCAGTTGCACCAGGCGCTGAACCACCTGAAGGGTTTACCGGTGCAACTGGCCAAGGCCGAACCGGTGGTGGTGCAAGCCGACGTCAAGAAAGAACAGAAGAAATAA
- a CDS encoding acetyl-CoA C-acetyltransferase produces MDDVVIVAAGRTAVGKFGGSLAKIPASELGAHVIKGLLAQTGIDPNLIGEAILGQVLTAAVGQNAARQAVIKAGLPSSIPAFTINKVCGSGLKATHLAAQAIKCGDANIIIAGGQENMSASPHAMNGSRDGFRMGDFKMIDTMIVDGLWDVYNQYHMGITAENVAKKYEVTRAEQDEFALQSQLKAEAAQKAGKFKDEILPLEIANKKGTVVFDSDEYIKPGSTLESLSGLRPAFAKDGTVTAGNASGLNDGAAAVIMMSASQAKELGLKPLARIKAYASSGLDPAVMGMGPVSASRLCLKKAGWTHEELDLMEINEAFAAQAIAVNKEMGWDTSKINVNGGAIAIGHPIGASGARILVTLIHEMIRRDAKKGLAALCIGGGMGVALAIERD; encoded by the coding sequence ATGGATGATGTCGTAATCGTGGCCGCAGGCCGTACCGCAGTCGGCAAATTCGGTGGCAGCCTGGCCAAGATTCCCGCGTCCGAACTGGGCGCGCATGTAATCAAGGGCTTGCTGGCACAAACCGGCATCGACCCGAACCTGATCGGTGAAGCGATCCTGGGCCAGGTGCTGACGGCTGCCGTCGGCCAGAACGCCGCGCGCCAGGCCGTCATCAAGGCTGGCCTGCCAAGCTCCATCCCGGCATTTACCATCAACAAGGTATGCGGCAGCGGTCTCAAGGCCACGCACCTGGCGGCGCAAGCGATCAAGTGCGGCGACGCCAATATCATCATCGCCGGTGGCCAGGAAAACATGAGCGCCTCGCCCCACGCAATGAACGGCTCGCGCGACGGTTTCCGCATGGGCGACTTCAAGATGATCGACACCATGATCGTCGACGGCTTGTGGGATGTGTACAACCAGTACCACATGGGCATCACGGCGGAAAACGTCGCCAAGAAATACGAAGTGACGCGCGCCGAGCAGGATGAATTCGCGCTGCAGTCGCAACTGAAGGCGGAAGCGGCGCAAAAAGCGGGCAAGTTCAAGGATGAAATCCTGCCGCTGGAAATCGCCAACAAAAAAGGCACCGTGGTCTTCGACAGCGACGAATACATCAAGCCTGGTTCGACCCTGGAATCGCTGTCCGGCCTGCGCCCCGCGTTTGCCAAGGACGGTACTGTTACCGCCGGCAACGCCTCGGGCCTGAACGATGGCGCCGCCGCCGTGATCATGATGTCCGCCTCGCAAGCGAAGGAACTGGGCTTGAAGCCGCTGGCGCGCATCAAGGCTTACGCTTCGTCGGGTCTGGACCCTGCCGTCATGGGCATGGGCCCTGTTTCCGCATCGCGTCTGTGCCTGAAAAAAGCCGGCTGGACGCATGAAGAACTGGACCTGATGGAGATCAACGAAGCGTTTGCCGCGCAAGCGATTGCTGTCAACAAGGAAATGGGTTGGGATACCAGCAAGATCAACGTGAACGGCGGCGCGATTGCCATCGGCCACCCGATCGGCGCGTCCGGCGCGCGCATCCTGGTCACCCTGATCCACGAAATGATACGCCGCGACGCCAAGAAAGGCTTGGCAGCACTGTGCATCGGCGGCGGCATGGGCGTTGCATTGGCGATCGAGCGCGATTAA
- a CDS encoding DUF2721 domain-containing protein: MNIQIGDIGHIIQLAIAPVFLLTGIGTMLVVLTNRLGRIIDRTRVLEDRLDIGYNDFYMDELDTLYQRTHLINYSISLSTACGFFVCVIIAMLFLGDILNLTLDKYIAAFFVLAVICLIGCFIYLLREIYLAATAQRIRRHIRPPR, encoded by the coding sequence ATGAACATACAGATCGGCGACATCGGCCATATCATCCAGCTGGCGATTGCGCCGGTTTTCCTGTTGACCGGTATCGGCACCATGCTGGTGGTGCTGACCAACCGCCTGGGTCGCATCATCGACCGCACGCGCGTGCTGGAAGACCGGCTCGACATCGGCTACAACGATTTCTATATGGATGAGCTCGATACCCTGTATCAGCGTACCCATCTGATCAACTATTCGATTTCGCTCAGCACGGCGTGCGGTTTCTTCGTCTGCGTCATCATCGCCATGCTGTTTTTGGGCGATATCCTGAATCTGACCCTGGATAAATACATCGCGGCCTTCTTTGTGCTGGCCGTGATTTGCCTGATCGGTTGTTTTATTTATTTACTGCGCGAAATTTACCTGGCCGCGACGGCCCAGCGCATCCGGCGCCATATCCGCCCACCACGTTAA
- the phbB gene encoding acetoacetyl-CoA reductase has translation MARVALVTGGMGGLGEAVCFKLAALGYRVVTTYSPGNPKVEEWLATTKDMGYDFKAYPCDVADYDSAAACVAAVEAEIGPVDVLVNNAGITRDMTFKKMDKPNWDAVMSTNLDSVFNMTKPVCDGMVERGWGRIINISSVNGQKGAFGQTNYSAAKAGMHGFTKSLALEVARKNVTVNTISPGYIGTKMVMAIPQEVLDSKIIPQIPMARLGKPEEVAGLVAYLASDEAAFVTGANISINGGQHMS, from the coding sequence ATGGCAAGAGTTGCATTGGTAACTGGTGGCATGGGTGGTCTGGGCGAAGCAGTCTGTTTCAAGCTGGCGGCGCTCGGCTATCGCGTGGTGACCACATATTCCCCAGGCAATCCGAAGGTCGAGGAATGGCTGGCGACGACCAAGGACATGGGCTATGACTTCAAGGCGTATCCGTGCGACGTGGCTGACTACGATTCGGCAGCTGCCTGCGTGGCGGCCGTGGAAGCGGAAATCGGTCCTGTCGACGTGCTGGTGAATAACGCCGGCATCACGCGCGACATGACATTCAAGAAGATGGACAAGCCGAACTGGGATGCCGTCATGAGCACCAACCTCGACTCCGTCTTCAACATGACCAAGCCCGTCTGCGACGGCATGGTGGAACGCGGCTGGGGCCGCATCATCAATATCTCGTCCGTGAACGGCCAGAAGGGCGCTTTCGGCCAGACCAACTATTCGGCCGCGAAGGCCGGCATGCATGGTTTCACCAAGTCGCTGGCGCTGGAAGTGGCGCGTAAGAACGTCACCGTTAACACCATCTCGCCAGGCTACATCGGCACCAAGATGGTCATGGCAATTCCGCAGGAAGTGCTCGATAGCAAAATCATCCCGCAAATTCCGATGGCGCGCCTGGGCAAGCCGGAAGAAGTGGCCGGCCTGGTGGCCTACCTGGCTTCCGATGAAGCCGCGTTCGTCACGGGCGCCAACATCTCGATTAACGGCGGCCAGCACATGTCGTAA
- the pip gene encoding prolyl aminopeptidase produces MPDSLTPLFPALSPNQHGMLAVDDIHTIYWEECGNPDGIPVLFLHGGPGAGLSPQHRRFFDPQRYRVILFDQRGAGKSTPLGEWRNNTTQLLIDDIERLRAQFGIAQWLVFGGSWGSTLALAYGQAHPEACLGFVLRGIFLCTQAEIDWFIEGVRWFYPELYAEFAALIPPEEQGDLLAAYVKRILSSDPAVYWPAARAWSRFEGRRVYLMPQPEDAPNDALDLGVGRLESHYMANLGFFEEDQLIRNMGRIAHLPAVIVQGRYDAICPPLSAYRLRQAWPGAQLEMIPDAGHGALEHGIASALVRATERFVPGRGFA; encoded by the coding sequence ATGCCAGATTCCCTGACACCCCTGTTTCCCGCCTTGTCGCCGAACCAGCACGGCATGCTGGCGGTCGATGATATCCACACCATCTATTGGGAAGAGTGCGGCAACCCCGACGGCATTCCCGTGCTGTTCCTGCATGGCGGCCCGGGAGCGGGCCTGTCGCCGCAGCACCGCCGCTTCTTCGATCCGCAGCGCTACCGCGTGATCCTGTTCGACCAGCGCGGCGCGGGCAAGTCCACGCCGCTGGGCGAATGGCGCAACAACACGACGCAGCTGCTCATCGATGACATCGAACGCTTGCGCGCCCAGTTCGGCATCGCCCAATGGCTGGTGTTTGGCGGCTCCTGGGGCTCGACCCTGGCGCTGGCGTATGGCCAGGCGCATCCGGAGGCTTGCCTCGGTTTCGTGCTGCGTGGCATTTTCCTTTGCACGCAGGCGGAGATCGACTGGTTCATCGAGGGCGTGCGCTGGTTTTATCCGGAACTGTACGCGGAATTTGCCGCCCTCATTCCGCCGGAGGAGCAGGGCGACTTGCTGGCAGCCTACGTGAAACGCATCCTCAGCAGCGACCCCGCCGTGTACTGGCCGGCCGCGCGCGCCTGGAGCCGCTTCGAAGGGCGCCGCGTGTACCTGATGCCGCAACCGGAAGATGCGCCGAACGATGCGCTGGACCTGGGCGTGGGCCGGCTCGAATCGCATTACATGGCCAATCTCGGTTTCTTCGAGGAAGACCAGCTGATCCGCAACATGGGACGCATCGCGCATTTGCCGGCCGTCATCGTGCAAGGGCGCTACGACGCCATCTGCCCGCCGCTGTCGGCCTACCGTTTGCGGCAGGCCTGGCCCGGCGCGCAGCTGGAAATGATCCCGGACGCGGGCCATGGCGCGCTCGAGCACGGCATCGCTTCGGCGCTGGTGCGCGCCACCGAGCGCTTCGTGCCGGGGCGCGGCTTCGCATGA
- a CDS encoding SRPBCC family protein codes for MTTYERMNEFVPDLSSCRVLSRNGNEVIIEQQGMARFLFMNHAIHLVVRATETPFTAIDIALISGDMRHYESRWNLYAIPETGGTRIVFSSRLMPGFYVPGMLGTTMIRGDIERMMAAVLARIDNQHADKS; via the coding sequence TTGACTACCTACGAGCGCATGAATGAATTCGTGCCCGACCTCAGCTCTTGCCGCGTGCTGTCGCGCAACGGCAATGAAGTCATCATCGAGCAACAGGGCATGGCGCGCTTCCTGTTCATGAACCACGCCATCCACCTGGTGGTACGGGCCACGGAAACGCCGTTCACGGCCATCGACATCGCCCTCATTTCGGGCGACATGCGGCATTACGAATCGCGCTGGAATTTGTATGCCATCCCCGAGACGGGCGGCACGCGCATCGTCTTCAGCAGCCGGCTGATGCCAGGCTTCTATGTGCCCGGCATGCTGGGCACGACCATGATACGCGGCGATATCGAGCGCATGATGGCGGCCGTGCTGGCCCGCATCGACAACCAGCATGCCGATAAATCCTGA
- a CDS encoding Lrp/AsnC family transcriptional regulator, with translation MKISEVSLDATDLQILRLLQDEGRLSNARLAERLKLSETPVWRRLRRLEEEGFITGYQALLNRKKLGIGLVAFVRVVFANHGGEQPSQFEQAIATIPEILSCHNVAGEADYFLQVVARDLEAYGEFVSTVLRRLPGVAEIQSSLSMREIKSSNRLPLLLA, from the coding sequence ATGAAAATTTCAGAAGTTAGCCTCGACGCCACCGATTTGCAGATACTCAGGCTGTTGCAGGATGAAGGAAGGCTGTCGAATGCGCGCCTGGCCGAGCGCTTGAAACTGAGCGAAACCCCCGTCTGGCGCCGCTTGCGCCGCCTGGAAGAGGAAGGTTTTATTACCGGCTACCAGGCTTTGCTCAACCGCAAGAAACTGGGCATCGGCCTGGTGGCGTTTGTGCGGGTCGTGTTTGCCAACCATGGCGGCGAGCAGCCATCGCAGTTCGAGCAAGCCATCGCGACGATTCCCGAGATCTTGTCGTGCCACAATGTGGCGGGCGAAGCCGATTATTTCCTGCAAGTGGTGGCGCGCGATCTGGAAGCGTATGGCGAATTCGTCTCGACCGTCCTGCGTCGCCTGCCGGGCGTGGCGGAAATCCAGTCCAGCCTGTCAATGCGCGAAATCAAGTCGTCGAACCGCCTGCCCTTGCTGCTGGCCTGA
- a CDS encoding LysE family translocator has translation MSDSTFLMYLLALAGAFLLPGPDMALVLATGAARGVATALVTALGIAGARAVHVALSGAGLAALMVTHPQALQWVKWAGAAYLLYLALRLLQSALSKKTAQEEAAPATAHGARASLVRGFLTNLLNPKALLFCSMFLPQFVVGSEQVGMQYLRLGTVLVLVGLLFDALYAVLAARLARRLRGKPSPYGKFVLPTVFVLLAGRLVLG, from the coding sequence ATGTCCGATTCTACCTTCCTGATGTACCTGCTGGCACTGGCCGGCGCCTTTTTATTACCGGGTCCCGACATGGCGCTGGTGCTGGCGACAGGCGCCGCGCGCGGCGTGGCCACGGCGCTGGTGACGGCGCTGGGCATCGCCGGCGCGCGCGCCGTGCACGTGGCGTTGTCGGGCGCGGGCCTGGCGGCGCTGATGGTGACGCATCCACAAGCCTTGCAGTGGGTCAAATGGGCGGGCGCCGCCTACCTGCTGTACCTGGCGCTGCGCCTGCTGCAGTCGGCCCTGTCGAAAAAAACGGCACAGGAAGAAGCTGCCCCCGCCACGGCGCATGGCGCCCGCGCCAGCCTGGTGCGCGGCTTCCTGACGAATCTGCTCAATCCGAAGGCACTGCTGTTTTGCAGCATGTTCCTGCCGCAATTCGTCGTCGGCAGCGAGCAGGTCGGCATGCAATACCTGCGCCTGGGCACCGTCCTGGTGCTGGTGGGCTTGCTGTTCGACGCCCTGTACGCCGTGCTGGCCGCGCGCCTGGCGCGCCGCCTGCGCGGCAAGCCTTCGCCTTACGGCAAGTTCGTGCTGCCCACCGTGTTCGTCTTGCTGGCCGGGCGGCTGGTGCTGGGCTGA
- a CDS encoding NADPH-dependent 2,4-dienoyl-CoA reductase, with the protein MTAYPHLLAPLDLGFTTLRNRVIMGSMHTGLEDRFYHYGKLAAFYRERARGGVGLIVTGGISPNRQGWLLPFGGTLNFLGDVPNHRKVTRAVHEEGGKIVMQILHAGRYGYQPFVVSASARKSPISPFRPRPLSERGIERTICDYVRCARLAQKAGYDGIEVMGSEGYLLNQFLCARTNLRQDRWGGSIENRMRLPVEIVRRIRAAVGPNFIIMYRHSLLDLVEGGNTWEDVVTVAKALEHAGVTILNTGFGWHEARVPTIVTSVPRAAFASVAGRLRREVTIPVVASNRINMPHEANAILERGDCDLVSMARPFLADPFFVAKAASGRADEINTCIGCNQACLDHTFANKRASCLVNPRACHETELVYAKKAVPRRVAVVGAGPAGLSAACVAAECGHEVTLFDSSDSVGGQFKVAMQIPGKEEFTETIRYFARRLALLEVKLRLGQRVTREQLLAGGYDDVIVATGIKVRLPTIPGIDHPKVLSYLDVLQSKKPVGARVAIIGAGGIGFDVGEYLLHDPAHPLPQPVATWADEWGVDLDAATGGGLVPPVAPHPVRQIFLLQRKTSKVGVGLGKTSGWVHRAALARNGVAMLAGVTYDRIDEQGLHITVGGEQRLLAVDNVVICAGQDSLTELMPPADKDGKPLATGGPRFHKIGGAALAAELDAKRAIREGAELAASL; encoded by the coding sequence ATGACTGCCTATCCCCATCTGCTGGCCCCGCTCGACCTGGGTTTTACCACCTTGCGCAACCGAGTCATCATGGGGTCCATGCACACGGGCCTGGAAGACCGGTTTTATCATTATGGCAAGCTGGCCGCGTTTTACCGCGAGCGGGCGCGCGGTGGCGTGGGGCTGATCGTCACGGGCGGCATCTCGCCGAACCGCCAGGGCTGGCTGCTGCCGTTCGGCGGGACCTTGAATTTCCTTGGCGATGTGCCGAATCACCGCAAGGTGACGCGTGCCGTGCACGAGGAGGGCGGCAAGATCGTCATGCAGATCCTGCACGCGGGCCGCTATGGTTATCAACCGTTCGTCGTCTCGGCATCGGCCAGGAAATCGCCGATCTCTCCTTTCCGTCCCCGTCCTTTGAGCGAACGGGGCATCGAGCGCACCATCTGCGACTACGTGCGCTGCGCGCGCCTGGCGCAAAAGGCGGGCTACGACGGCATCGAAGTGATGGGCAGCGAAGGCTACCTGTTGAACCAGTTCCTGTGCGCGCGTACCAACCTGCGCCAGGACCGCTGGGGCGGCAGCATCGAGAACCGCATGCGCCTGCCTGTGGAAATCGTGCGCCGCATCCGCGCCGCCGTCGGCCCCAACTTCATCATCATGTACCGCCATTCCCTGCTCGACCTGGTCGAGGGCGGCAATACCTGGGAAGACGTGGTGACGGTGGCCAAGGCGCTGGAGCACGCGGGCGTGACCATTCTCAATACGGGCTTCGGCTGGCATGAGGCAAGGGTCCCCACCATCGTCACGTCCGTGCCGCGCGCCGCCTTCGCTTCCGTTGCGGGCCGGCTGCGCCGCGAAGTGACGATACCCGTGGTGGCGTCGAACCGCATCAATATGCCGCACGAAGCAAACGCCATCCTGGAGCGGGGCGATTGCGACCTGGTGTCGATGGCGCGCCCCTTCCTGGCCGACCCCTTCTTTGTCGCCAAGGCCGCTTCAGGCCGCGCGGACGAGATCAACACCTGCATCGGCTGCAACCAGGCGTGTCTCGATCATACGTTCGCCAACAAGCGCGCCAGTTGCCTCGTCAACCCGCGCGCCTGCCATGAAACGGAACTCGTGTACGCGAAAAAGGCCGTGCCGCGCCGGGTGGCCGTCGTCGGCGCCGGGCCGGCCGGCCTGTCCGCCGCCTGCGTAGCCGCCGAGTGCGGGCACGAGGTGACCCTGTTCGACAGCAGTGACAGCGTCGGCGGCCAGTTCAAGGTGGCGATGCAAATTCCCGGCAAGGAAGAATTTACGGAAACCATACGCTACTTTGCCCGCCGGCTGGCGCTGCTGGAAGTCAAGCTGCGCTTGGGCCAGCGCGTGACGCGCGAGCAATTGCTGGCCGGCGGCTATGACGACGTCATCGTCGCCACCGGCATCAAGGTGCGCCTGCCGACCATTCCCGGCATCGACCATCCGAAAGTGCTGTCGTATCTGGACGTGCTGCAAAGCAAGAAGCCCGTCGGCGCGCGCGTGGCCATCATTGGCGCGGGCGGCATCGGTTTCGACGTGGGTGAATACCTGCTGCACGACCCGGCGCACCCGCTGCCCCAGCCCGTGGCAACCTGGGCGGACGAGTGGGGTGTGGACCTGGACGCGGCGACGGGTGGCGGCCTGGTGCCGCCCGTGGCGCCCCATCCCGTGCGGCAAATCTTCCTGTTGCAGCGCAAGACGTCGAAAGTGGGCGTGGGACTGGGCAAGACCTCGGGCTGGGTGCATCGGGCGGCGCTGGCGCGCAATGGCGTGGCCATGCTGGCCGGCGTGACGTACGACAGGATCGACGAGCAGGGCTTGCACATCACCGTGGGCGGCGAGCAGCGCCTGCTGGCGGTGGACAACGTGGTCATCTGCGCGGGCCAGGACAGCTTGACGGAACTCATGCCGCCAGCCGACAAGGATGGCAAGCCGCTGGCCACTGGCGGCCCGCGCTTCCATAAAATCGGCGGCGCCGCGCTGGCGGCGGAACTCGATGCCAAGCGGGCCATACGCGAAGGGGCGGAACTGGCCGCCAGCCTGTAA
- a CDS encoding beta-ketoacyl-ACP synthase III — protein MKQVVISGTGLYTPPFSISNEELVICFNAYAEKFNADNADAIAAGEVTALDLSSVAFIEKASGIKSRFVMEKEGILDPARMVSRIPERGDDELSLQAEMAVAAARDALARAGRTPADIDMVLVACSNMQRAYPAMAVEVQDALGIDGYGFDMNVACSSATFGIQQAVAAVQSGQARAVLVLNPEITSGHLNWRDRDSHFIFGDACTAIIVEAKDTAVSAHQFEIIGTELKTRFSNAIRNNFGFLNRFDESGVGKADKLFRQQGRKVFKEVCPMAAEMIKATLAKAGVEVAQVSRYWLHQANLNMNLLIARLILGRDAEANEAPVILDTYANTSSAGSIIAFHKYQDDMAAGNLGVICSFGAGYSIGCVVVRKV, from the coding sequence ATGAAACAAGTCGTCATCAGCGGTACCGGACTGTACACGCCGCCATTTTCGATCTCCAACGAAGAGCTGGTCATTTGCTTCAATGCCTACGCGGAAAAGTTCAATGCCGATAACGCCGACGCGATTGCCGCGGGCGAGGTGACGGCGCTGGACCTGTCGAGCGTGGCCTTCATCGAAAAGGCGTCCGGCATCAAGTCGCGCTTCGTGATGGAAAAGGAAGGCATCCTCGATCCGGCGCGCATGGTCTCGCGCATTCCGGAACGGGGCGATGACGAACTGTCCTTGCAGGCGGAAATGGCCGTCGCCGCCGCGCGCGACGCGCTGGCCCGCGCCGGCCGCACGCCGGCCGATATCGACATGGTGCTGGTAGCCTGCAGCAATATGCAGCGCGCCTACCCGGCCATGGCCGTGGAAGTGCAGGATGCGCTGGGCATCGATGGGTATGGTTTTGACATGAACGTGGCGTGTTCCTCCGCCACCTTCGGCATCCAGCAAGCCGTGGCCGCCGTGCAAAGCGGCCAGGCGCGCGCCGTGCTGGTCTTGAATCCCGAAATCACCAGCGGCCACCTGAACTGGCGCGACCGCGATAGCCATTTTATTTTTGGCGACGCCTGCACCGCCATCATCGTCGAAGCGAAAGACACGGCCGTCTCTGCGCACCAGTTCGAGATCATCGGCACGGAACTGAAAACGCGCTTCTCGAACGCCATCCGCAACAATTTCGGCTTCCTCAACCGTTTTGACGAATCCGGCGTGGGCAAGGCCGACAAGCTGTTCCGCCAGCAAGGCCGCAAAGTCTTCAAGGAAGTGTGCCCGATGGCCGCCGAGATGATCAAGGCGACCCTGGCCAAGGCCGGCGTGGAGGTGGCGCAAGTGAGCCGCTACTGGCTGCACCAGGCCAACCTGAACATGAACTTGCTGATCGCGCGCCTGATCCTGGGCCGCGACGCGGAAGCCAACGAAGCGCCCGTGATCCTCGATACCTACGCCAACACCTCGTCGGCCGGTTCCATCATCGCCTTCCATAAATATCAGGATGACATGGCGGCAGGTAACTTGGGCGTCATCTGCTCGTTTGGCGCCGGCTATTCCATCGGCTGCGTGGTCGTGCGCAAGGTGTAA
- a CDS encoding phasin family protein, translating to MNSAQAYVQAAVESGASVLDLQLDAARTALAAATVAGNQLLSVKDTQALLQLSRTQSQLAIERIGAYGRQAKDVAQETQEKLDTVTKGEFAASRQKFGELVQVVKQTPVPLIIPFNNFLKTTFGGADEGYDKNKNTRPARQA from the coding sequence TTGAACAGCGCGCAAGCGTATGTCCAGGCCGCAGTTGAAAGCGGCGCCAGCGTGCTGGACTTGCAGCTCGATGCGGCCCGCACGGCGCTGGCCGCCGCTACGGTAGCGGGCAATCAGCTGCTGTCTGTGAAGGATACGCAAGCGCTGCTGCAACTGTCGCGCACGCAGTCGCAACTGGCCATCGAACGCATCGGTGCATATGGCCGCCAGGCAAAGGATGTTGCTCAAGAAACTCAGGAGAAATTAGACACTGTGACAAAGGGTGAGTTTGCTGCATCGCGTCAAAAATTTGGCGAGCTGGTGCAAGTGGTAAAGCAAACGCCTGTGCCCCTGATTATTCCCTTCAATAATTTTCTAAAAACCACTTTCGGCGGCGCCGATGAAGGGTATGATAAAAATAAAAACACGCGTCCTGCTCGCCAGGCTTAA